The sequence TAATAGCGTCTCCCTGTCCGAAAGTAATAGTGTCCTGAAGCGGAATATCCAATACAGATAGAGTTTGCGGATCGGCTAAGTCTTGCTTGGTTAACTCAGTCTGCTGCAACAAATGCTCATAGGTAAATTGCAATAGTTGACGATTTCCGACAACCACAATCTGATATTTTTCAGCAAGAGCATTATCTGCTAGGGCTTTGAGAATAATTTCTGACCCAATTCCCGCAGGATCACCTTGGGTAATAGCCAAGCTAGGAGTTATAGACATGGAATTAAGATAATTGATTAGGGATGATCTAACCTGATGATTTAAAATACCTATTATTGATTATGGTTGAGAATTAAGAATTTAAACTTAAATCATTTTCTTAAACAAGATAAAATATCTCATAAAAAACAGGAGAAATAGACATGAGTGCAGAAAGTATGTTGTTTAATGGTGCAATCCTTTGCATCGTTCTAATTTTGGGTGGTCTGAGCTTAGGTTTTCTGATGCTCAAAATTCAAGGTGGAGAACCAGAATAGACTCTAAAGACTCTAATTGCTTATTTAAAATAGTTAAAAAGCAACTTTATGATGGTAAGGGCGAATGGTTGTTCGCCCTTACTAAGATAATTAATTTTCCTAACTATTGGATTCTTGGTCTTAAACCATAGTTACGATAATTCCAGTAATCACTCATGATCCGATCGTGGTCGAAACAGAGATTTGGCGGCAATTCCCATTGATGGAATACCCCTAAGCTTTTAGCGTCATCCGCAGCCACAGGTATACCTTTTGCCGTAGCAATAAAAGCGATCGCCAAGGTATGCTGACGAGCATCGCGTTTGGGATCGGAATACACATAAAACTGCTCGATCAGTTCTACTTTCAGGCTTACTTCTTCCTCCGCCTCACGAATTGCTGAAGTTTCAATTGACTCACCATAATCGACAAATCCTCCAGGAATTGCCCAGCCAAAGGGTTCATTTTTTCTTTCAATCAGTACAATAGGTCGTCCAGGGCGATCGATTAATTCGATAATGATATCTACGGTGGGTGCGGGATTACGATGATTCACTCTTTAATTAGGGGTATAGTTGAGAAACTGATTGTTTAAGGATAAATAGGCAGCATAAAGATATTTTACCCTCATAATTTCTTCACAAGTAGTCGGTATCGTATAGGTTATGGCTAGGTAAAGGAGTGAGGCTATGGATACGAATCTTGAATAAATCACCAAAATTTCAGAGCAAGACGCATCGATAATTGCTGCCAATGTTTTCAGTTGGAAAATCTATTAATAAATTTAATCAATAAATCCAACAGACTATTTTAAGTAGAGGTTGAAGTCTTAAAGGCTTATATTCTCATACTAAGGCGATCGCAATAATGAAAAATGAAAAATTTTCATCTTAATCGCCGAAACCATCTCTTTACAGGCTTTAAACTCTATGCTGCATATTTTACAAGTATCTCGGTCTTTCTCCAGAAATACTTTCTAGACCATTTTGCAGAATTTTACATTAACCTCGGCGCAATGCCTGTAAAGGAGAAAAAATATGAAAACCTCCACTCAAATCATTACAACCAACTCTGATGATAACGCAGATGGCATTATCGATTCTCGTTATTCCAACACCAACACCTACGATCAAAAGGGTAATCTGCTCACTAACGTTTCTGAAGCTGATAATAACGCAGATGGCGTTATCGATTCTCGTTATTCCAACACCAACACCTACGATCAAAGTGGTAATCAACTAACTAGCGTTTCTGAATTTGACGATAACGCAGATGGCACTATCGATTATCGTTCTTCCAATACCAACACCTACGATCAAAGGGGTAATCAACTAACTAGTATTTCTGAATCTGACGATAACGCAGATGGCACTATCGATTATCGTTCTTCCAATACCAACACCTACGATCAAAAGGGTAATCAACTAACTAGCATTTATGAAGCTGATAACGATGGAGATGGCACTATCGATTATCGTTATTCCAACATCAACACCTATGATCGAGGGGATAATCAGCTAACTAGCGTTTCGGAAACTGATGACGATGGAGATGGCACTATCGATTATCGTTATTCAAGCACAAATACCTACGATCAAAGGGGTAATCAACTCACTAGCGTTTATGAAACTGATGACAACGCAGATGGCGATATCGGTTATCGTTATTCAACCACAAATACCTACGATCAACGTGGTAATCAACTAACTAGCATTTATGAAACTGATGACGATGGAGATGGCGCTATCAATTATCGTTCTTCAAGCACCAACACCTATGATCGACGGGGTAATCAACTAACTAGCGTTTCGGAAACTGATGATGATGGAGATGGCGATATCGATTATCGTTCTTCCAATACAAACACTTACGATCGAGGGGATAATCAACTCACTAGCATTTATGAATATGATGACAACGCAGATGGCACTGTCGATTATCGTTCTTCAAGCACCAACACCTACGATCAAAGGGGTAATCAACTCACTAGCGTTTATGAATATGATGACACCGCAGATGGCACTGTCGATTCTCTTTATTCAAACACCAACACCTACGATCAAAGGGGTAATCAACTAACTGTCGTTTCTGAAGCCGATCACAACGCAGATGGTACTATCGATTATCGTTATTCAACCACAAATACCTACGATCAGATGGGTAATCAGCTAACTAGCGTTTCGGAAACTGATATCGATGGAGATGGTCTTCTCAATTATCGTTCTTCAAGCACAAATACTTACGATCAAAGTGGTAATCAACTCACTAGCATTTATGAGTATGATGAAAACGCAGATGGTACTATCGATTATCGTCAGGAAACACTCTATGAATATTCAGATGGAAATAAATACGTAATGGGTGTTTCCACTGGAGAAGTTGAAGTCTTTGCCGATGATTCGTTTGATTTCCCAGTCAATCCATTGACTGAACAATTTAATCTACCTTTTACAGTTTCTGAGGTTTAACTAGCAACGGATACTGTTGATTAACTGAATATTAAAGCTTGAGATAAGATATATAAGATTAGATCATTAATGATTTTATTAACTTTGACCTTGCTTTGGTAACGTTCGTCAACAGTATCAGTAAGTAGAGAATAAAGCTCTTTAACAGAAAATGCCTCAAGAATTGTGTCCCTGTGGCAGCAAAAAGCAAGAGCAATACTGTTGCCAGATGTATTTATCAGGGAAGAAACAGCCAGAGACAGCAGAGAAATTAATGCGATCGCGCTATACTGCTTTTGCCAGAGGTTACGTTGACTATTTAATTGCCACGTTACACCCAGATTATAGACAGCCTAATGATTATGCGGAGTTAACAAAAAGCGTTAGTCAGACTCAATGGTTAGGATTGCAAATAATTGATGCTCAAAAAGGCAAGAAAAACGACACTACGGGAATTGTCGAATTTGAGGCGGTTTATCAAAGAAATGAACCAGGACAACTCCACGAACGTTCTCGGTTTATTAA is a genomic window of Pleurocapsa minor HA4230-MV1 containing:
- a CDS encoding PetM family cytochrome b6-f complex subunit 7, with the translated sequence MSAESMLFNGAILCIVLILGGLSLGFLMLKIQGGEPE
- a CDS encoding NUDIX hydrolase, translated to MNHRNPAPTVDIIIELIDRPGRPIVLIERKNEPFGWAIPGGFVDYGESIETSAIREAEEEVSLKVELIEQFYVYSDPKRDARQHTLAIAFIATAKGIPVAADDAKSLGVFHQWELPPNLCFDHDRIMSDYWNYRNYGLRPRIQ
- a CDS encoding YchJ family protein is translated as MPQELCPCGSKKQEQYCCQMYLSGKKQPETAEKLMRSRYTAFARGYVDYLIATLHPDYRQPNDYAELTKSVSQTQWLGLQIIDAQKGKKNDTTGIVEFEAVYQRNEPGQLHERSRFIKTEGRWFYVDGDILPRTIPKPKDPCWCKSGYKYRQCHGK